In Thermodesulfovibrionales bacterium, a genomic segment contains:
- the hyfB gene encoding hydrogenase 4 subunit B, whose product MIVSPIEIASSSVVLLMLLVPAAALLGRNQRLLIAICSVFASAASFMGTVAGVMAVGSASVERVVLLLGLPSLPFHLRLDPLAGFFLTVIGLLSLFVSIYSAGYLRGFLGHRPVTRLVVFYNLFIAGMFMVVLADDALFFLISWEAMAAASYFLVMFEDESQENRRAAFLYLVIAHVGAMAILLSFGVMAGIATGFESFGGYTFDAMRQAKIPLEWATVAFLLAFFGFAAKAGVVPLHVWLPEAHPVAPSNVSALMSGVMLKTAIYGIVRITFDLLKVFPWWWGAIVLVLGLVSAVMGVLYALMQHDLKRLLAYHSVENIGIILIGIGLAMIFTSSHLTVLASLALIAGLYHTMNHAMFKGLLFMGAGAVLHATHERNMEEMGGLIHRMPWTAALFLVGCVSISALPPFNGFVSEWLIFQAFLLSPSLPIPLVKLLMPLGAALLALTGALAAACFVKAFGVTFLGHWRGHPRPRVQEADWLMRSGMLMGAIVCLLLGILPTLFIEWMDIVPEQLIGYKLSTSAGAFGWMWLTPLSEERASYSGPVVFCGFILIFAAAYLILHVKAGKIRRGPIWDCGFEKINERMQYNATSFSMPIRRIFGFLFRVKEEVTLAPQSAHGAFPRRLHYRLRVKDRFWNWIYRPIVEVSFWASRRVGGLQRGRIQAYLIYSFITIIILLVFVG is encoded by the coding sequence GTGATTGTCTCACCCATTGAGATCGCCTCTTCGTCCGTTGTGCTGCTCATGCTGCTTGTGCCGGCGGCTGCGCTGCTCGGACGCAATCAGCGCCTGCTGATCGCAATCTGTTCCGTATTTGCATCCGCTGCTTCGTTCATGGGGACTGTTGCCGGTGTCATGGCGGTTGGAAGCGCCTCGGTCGAACGCGTCGTTCTCTTGCTCGGACTTCCAAGTCTTCCCTTTCATCTCAGGCTCGATCCTCTCGCGGGGTTTTTCCTGACGGTCATCGGTTTACTTTCGCTCTTCGTGTCGATTTATTCGGCAGGCTATCTCAGGGGTTTTCTTGGACACAGACCGGTGACGAGGCTCGTGGTATTCTACAACCTTTTCATAGCAGGGATGTTCATGGTGGTGCTTGCGGATGACGCGCTGTTTTTCCTCATCTCATGGGAAGCGATGGCAGCAGCCTCCTATTTTCTGGTGATGTTCGAGGACGAAAGTCAGGAGAACCGCAGGGCCGCTTTCCTTTATCTCGTAATTGCTCACGTCGGCGCGATGGCGATTCTCCTCTCCTTCGGAGTTATGGCAGGCATCGCCACGGGATTTGAGAGTTTCGGCGGATATACCTTTGACGCAATGCGGCAGGCAAAAATTCCCCTTGAATGGGCAACGGTTGCATTCCTCCTTGCGTTCTTCGGTTTTGCTGCAAAGGCAGGCGTTGTGCCGCTTCATGTCTGGCTTCCTGAGGCGCATCCTGTTGCCCCCTCCAATGTTTCTGCCTTGATGAGCGGAGTTATGCTTAAGACTGCCATATACGGTATCGTGCGCATCACCTTTGATCTTCTCAAGGTATTCCCCTGGTGGTGGGGGGCTATCGTACTTGTTCTGGGACTGGTTTCAGCGGTTATGGGCGTTCTCTATGCCCTGATGCAGCATGACTTAAAGAGGCTTCTCGCATATCACTCTGTTGAGAATATCGGAATCATTCTCATCGGGATCGGCCTGGCCATGATATTCACGTCTTCTCATCTCACGGTACTGGCATCCCTTGCGCTCATCGCAGGGCTTTATCATACCATGAACCATGCGATGTTTAAGGGCCTGCTGTTCATGGGCGCAGGAGCGGTACTTCACGCAACACACGAGAGGAATATGGAGGAAATGGGCGGGCTCATTCACCGGATGCCCTGGACAGCGGCGCTCTTCCTTGTGGGTTGTGTCTCCATTTCTGCGCTTCCTCCTTTCAACGGCTTCGTATCCGAATGGCTTATCTTTCAGGCCTTCCTGCTTTCGCCATCCCTTCCCATACCGCTCGTGAAATTACTCATGCCTCTTGGCGCTGCTCTTCTTGCCCTAACGGGTGCCCTTGCCGCTGCCTGCTTTGTCAAGGCCTTTGGCGTTACCTTCCTCGGTCACTGGAGGGGGCATCCTCGTCCCAGGGTTCAAGAGGCAGACTGGCTTATGCGGTCAGGCATGTTGATGGGTGCAATTGTATGTCTTCTCCTCGGGATATTACCCACGCTTTTCATTGAATGGATGGATATCGTCCCTGAGCAACTCATCGGCTACAAGCTCAGCACTTCTGCCGGAGCCTTCGGATGGATGTGGCTGACCCCTCTTTCGGAGGAGCGCGCGTCATATTCAGGGCCTGTCGTGTTCTGCGGCTTTATTCTGATTTTCGCGGCAGCCTATCTCATCCTCCATGTAAAGGCTGGAAAGATACGCCGAGGGCCGATCTGGGACTGCGGGTTCGAAAAGATTAACGAGCGGATGCAGTACAACGCCACATCCTTTTCGATGCCCATCCGGAGGATATTCGGCTTCCTCTTTAGGGTGAAGGAGGAGGTCACGCTTGCGCCCCAGAGCGCGCATGGAGCATTTCCGAGGAGGTTGCACTACCGTCTTCGTGTCAAAGACCGTTTCTGGAACTGGATTTACCGACCGATCGTTGAGGTGAGCTTCTGGGCGTCCCGCAGGGTTGGCGGTCTCCAGCGAGGCCGCATACAGGCATACCTGATTTACTCATTCATCACAATCATTATCCTGCTGGTGTTCGTAGGATGA